From the genome of Perca fluviatilis chromosome 8, GENO_Pfluv_1.0, whole genome shotgun sequence:
CTACAGAAAACAATGATAGCAAGGCGGAGACAAAAGTCACATTAGAGGATGATATCACCAAGAGTAGTTCCAGCGGGAACAGTAATGCAGCAGACAATGTGAATCTGTTATTTAAAAACAGTAGTGACGGTCCAGAACATTCGACCACAGACGGCTATGAGAAAGCCGAGGCAGTGACGGGAATCACTGGTCAACCTGTCAGCCATATTTTAACAACAGCTCCACCTGACGACGATCTAGACTGTGGTGAGAAAATCCAGGGTGTGATTAAAACAGCAGTGGAAGAACAATCCACTGACAACCATGAGAATGCTGGAGACATTAGTTCGTCACATGCTGATGAATTAAAAGTGGAGTGCTCAGTCAGGGTAAACAAGGAAACAACAGCAGAACAAGATCCCTTGATTGCACTATCTCCATCTCAAAACTGCAGCCCTGCGAAGACTTACAGTGCAAGTCCAACAACTGATCTGTCGCTGGAGATATTCACCACAGACACGCCCTGCAGTCCAATACTGGTGGAAACCAATATAGAGAGCATTAGTCATTGCTCACACTTCCAAGACACCCAGTCCATAGAGGGACAAAGTAGTCTGTTGATTCTTTCACAATCTGATGGAATTATTGACAGTGAATCCTGCAAGGTTACACCATTTAATGACTCGTTAAAATCTGACACCAGTCTTGCCTTTCAGAAACAAGAAGAGATTTTAAATGTGCAGGACATCAAAGAACACCTTCCCATTGATTTCATGGCAAGTCATCAAAACTCACCATGCagagaagaggtggaagaaAGTCACTGTCTTTTTCTACACACTGCCCCACCAACCAGTCCTCTTTTATCAACCTCTCATCAAACGCCCTTGCAGAAATGGAACGTGGAAGAGGATCCATGTCAGTCACAAAGCAAATGTAGTGACATGTCTGTTGAACAAGGCTCAATTGAAAATAAGCAATCCCCcataaacaaagaagaaaacgGCAACGTCAAAGAGGCTTCAAACAGTGGCGAACAACTGGACACCACAGCCGAGATGGAGTATTCTTTGATAAGCCCACCTCCCCTGGATTTGGGGATCATAGAGTGTAAAATCCCCAGCTCTGAAACCACCATTCCCTCTCCACTTCCTGTGACCACCTCAGCAGAACCACCTCAAGTGTCAGATGGCCTTGAAAAGAGAGATCCGATGTATGATATCAAGCTCAGCCCTCTCAATTATGACAGCATCTCAGAAAAACCTCCACAACTGAATCAATATGACTACATACCAATCTCCCCTGCCAGTAAACCTGAAGAGAATCCAGACGTCAAGCAGAGTCCCAGAGATGACTGTGGATCATGTAATCTGAGCGTTAACCCTGCACTGATTTTTAACAAAACTGAAATAGACACAGTGGTATCACTGAACTCAGATCCTGCAGCTAAACTGAATTTATCAGATGACCCACTGGTCCTCCAGCAGAGTATGAAATTCACGTGTTTTTCGTTGGGCCTTTCACCTGAAATCAAAAGCAAAGATTCCTCAGCTGGTAATGTAAAGACAGACTCAGTGGTTTGCCATGATCCAGTTGGACCTGTTGAGCATTTGCATATTCCTTCTGACCTTCTGAGAAAAGAGAAATCAGAGAATGTAGATTCTCACGAGGCTTCTGCTGAGGACAGTACACTTATCAGAAAAGACATTTCAGATGGTCCGCCCACTCATAAGCTCCTCGTCATCTgtgaaaatgaacaaaagccTCTTCCACCAGAACCATCAGAGAAGCAACCAACGACAGAGACTGGCCAGTGTTCAACGTCACATCCAGCACACAAAGAAATagcacacaaaaagacacagaaCAACGCTCCACAGGGGAAAGTGCTCTGTGAAATCTGCCTCATGTGTTTCAGGACTGTGCCTGGGTTAAAGAGACATAAAGCCATGAAACATTTGGCCAGAAGTGAAAAACACATTGGCCCGCAGAGCACAACATCGAGCCATCAGGGCACTATGCTTATTTATGAAGCATCACAAACTACAGAGAAAGAACATAAAGATGATTCACAGACCTGTTACCCAACAAAAATAGATGGGCTGCCTGAGACAAGTAGCACTCTCATATCTAAAGCAGCAGAGACTGAGTCAGTCCTGGAGGAAATGGTAACTGAGACAAATGCAGTGGGCCATCAAAACCCTCTCCTGCCAACAAAAGCAAAGAAGAACAACAAAGCTagaaagaacaaaaacagtGAGGTAAACACGAAGTCCGACCCTTTCTCTGATGagcttctgaatataataaaaacagacatactTCAAGCTATAACTCCTGAATTCAAAAACAGTGGACTACAAGAGCTCCGCAGATCTCCAGCCGACCAGGTGAAAATCAGTGACAGAACTGTTACAGAGAAATCCCCTCACCGTATTACTTCAAACTCTGGCTTTGGCAATACATCCCAATCTCCaacaaaagagacaaataaTGAAACTGTGGAGCTAAATCAAATCACTGATGCGGAAGAAATTAAATGTGCAAGCATAACAGAGATGGCAAATGGGGAAGTATGTTTAGACAATAATGTGGAAAATGCTACATCTGTAGACAAGGATACAATCAGAGAATATGAGGAGCCCAGTAAGACGATGTGCACTGTGGAAGAGATGTGTGAACAGAAAGGATCAGAAGAGAGCATTGCCCAAGAGATTCTTAAAAAAGTGGCAGCCGTTGAGATGCAGTGTGAGAAAAACTGTGGCCGCTCGGACGAGGCACATCTTCTCTCCTGTTTGAATTGTACCCCTCTCAGTCCTGCCGGCATAAGTCCCGAACTGAAGGCCTTGCTTGACGACGACACCACATTCTCACAGCTGTTCCCCAGAGATGAGGAGGCAAAAAGGAAAAAGTGCCCAAGGGTGtacagcaaaagaaacaaaagacagAAGCAATCGCCCGATTCAAACATGACTCAGGACTACCCTCCTTCAGAAACCTTCATGCTGAGTAAAGATCAGTACATGAAAGACCAAGCAGAGCAGACGTTCACTGACAATCAAACTAACTGCTGTGAATATGAGACAATATCTATCGATGATGCCATAATGTTGAATATGTGCCACAACAGTACATTAAAGACTGATGTCAAGGAGTTGTCGGATGTTAACCAAAGTAATCAGCAGGATGTTCATGAGAATGTTAAAGAGGTTGGCAAGAGCCCCTTCAGTCCACTTGAGAGCACTGTTGATAAATCTTCAATTGAATGGAATGGCTCCAGGGACTTCAGTGGCTTGGATGCTGGCTCAatggtgacctctgaccccAGCACCTGTAAGGCAGAAGAGCTAACTGCACCCAGCCCTCTTCCCCTGCCCTCTGCCCCCCACACTGTAGAGCCATGTGTCACAAAGAGTGCCCAAACCTTCCACAGCATTGACATCCAAAACATCAATACCACATTTCAACTTCCTGAGATTCAGTTTTTTGACTCTAAAGATATCTCAGTGATTCCTCCTATTGCAACTGCTGATGTGGAGAACAGAGATGATGAAAAGTCCAAGAAAGTGACGGAGCGGCGCGGCAGGAAACGGCAAGATGGTGGAATAAAGGTCAAAGACAAGCAGTACAAGTGCAAAGTGTGCTTCACATGGTTCCTCACCCTGGGCGAGCTAAACTTTCACAAACTCTCCCACAACCcctctccacctccaacctgctACATGTGTGTCCAGCGTAAGTTCAGCTCCAGGGAGCAACTGAGAGACCATCTGAGGGAGAAACATGCCAAGAATAAAACTGGTATCTGGACCTGTGGAATGTGCTTGAAGGAGATATCAGATGTGTGGATGTACAATGAACATTTACGAGAGCATGCCACTCAGTTTGCCCGGAGGGGTCAGACTCAAGGCTCCATGTTAGGTATTCCAGGCTGCTTCATGCAGGAGACAGCCGTGAAGAACTTTATCACCTCAATCATGCAGCACCGCCCCAGCAAAGCTAACAGAGAATCCAGCAAAGCCACTAAAGAACAGGAAAAAGCTGTTGCTGCAGACAGTGCTGTGGGAGAGGGGAAAATCTCTGAAGGGGCTGAGCCAAAAGTTCACAAAACTAAAAGCAGCAGTGGAGCAAATGGCAAGCAGAGCGCATTAACCCCACTTGAGGTCCTCCACAAAACAGAGACACCTAAAAGTGTGGAGATGCATCCCAACTGCAAAGACCCCTCAAGAGACTGCCACCACTGTGGAAAACAATTCCCCAAACCATTTAAACTGCAGAGACATTTAGTGGTTCACAATTTGGAAAAGATTTTCCTGTGTCACAAATGCCCCGTCTCTTATCAGGAAGCCCAGGAGCTCAAAGGCCATCTGAAGAGAGCACACGAGGAGGTGGATGAGCTGGATTCAAAACACACCACCCTCTACACCTGTGAGCTCTGTGCTGATGTCATGCACGTGATTAAAAAATCCTTCATCTGCAGCACATGTAACTACACCTTCTCTAAGAAGGAGCAGTTTGATCGTCACATGGAAAAGCACCTGTCAGGGGGGAACAAAATTTTCAAATTTCGAGGTGTTCTCAGACCTGTCAAAGTATCTGCGTCCAAAGAAGATGAATGTGATTTGCCCGCGAGTAAGAAGAGGAGAATTCTCTCCGACAGTCTGCAAGAAAACAGCTCAGACAGCGGCATCGCCAGCGTAAGCTCAGTGCACTTAAATCAAAACTTGGAGTCTTCAAAACCCTCTGTGTCCACAGCCGACGACTCCACACAGACCATCGCAAATGAATACCACAGtgacacaaacaatacaaatgtgAAGACTGAGGACATTGTTGAGGACTACTCTGAACTACTTGTAGAGCTggataaatgtatttatatggGCTCTTCGGTGTCTGCTACACCCAAGAAAGAGGTACTTGATCATACCACCTCACCTCTACTTGATAAAGAGAACAATGGAGAATCAATTACTGAACCATGTGACGTGAAAGAGGAGAATGAGTCAGTCTGCATTAGAGCAGAGACAGCCTCATGGCCAGCGCCTAAAGAGAGTAGTAGTGCAGGAGGGGAGGAGCCTCTCAAGCCTGAGGAAGCCTCTGCAGGAGGTGACACAGCTGAGGCTGAAAAAAGAACAGATTCACTTCCACCTAGTGAGGACTCTTTTGTCAGCTTAAAAGAAAATCCAATCATTTCAAAGACACCTGAGTCAAAGCATGAATTAGCTGCTGATGTAACGGAACAATCGAGGGATGATGAGCAGTGGCATCACGCGTTAAAAGCTCCCAATAATGACAGCAAACAGCTGGCTGTATCTCAAGATGCTGAGCAGGAAGGTAGCAGTCCGATGAAAGACAAAGTTGCCGCGGCCAAAATAACTGACAACACTAAAAATGGCACTACAGCTAGCAGCACGAAGGCTACAGAGTCCACACCAGTCCTCCACTCCAAGGTTTCCCTCAACGCTTCAGCCTCAAATGAGGAAAAAGAATCCATGAGACcacagaagaagaggaaagatATGAAATCCCCCCACAGCCTGCAAAGGGTTTCCTCTCCAGCCACACAAGAGAACTTTGGTGTTGACTCTCGAGCAAAAAAGAAATTTCGCCCCAGCAAGTGTGCAAATCCCTCTGTGCAAAGGAAATCAGATGGACCCAACGACTACCCTGTGCTGTCCTCAGTGCGGGACGACGTTGTTAGCAACAAAATCGTTTCCAAGTgcaagacttcaaacttggGTTTGCAGTCAAAAAGAAGCTTGCTCGACAGCTGTACACAAAAGAAAGCTGAGATTGTGACTCCTCTTAACGGGGATTACAAAGCCAAAAAGGGACCTCTGGGGCGGCCTTTGCATCACCCTATTTCTAAAGTGTCTTCAGTTCCCATGAACAATTCTTTGAATAAATGTAGGCCAAAGATGGGGGTTAGGTCAATGGAGAGCCATTCCTACAGGACAGCAGAGTCCCAGAACCACCTCCTAAGCCAGCTGTTTGGCCAAAAACTCACTAGCTTTAAGATTCCTTTAAGAAAGGACACATCAGAATCTATTAACTGAGTGGGATGTGAGGGATCTGTGAATAAGAGACTGTAAATTTCACAGTTATAAATTTTTAAGACAATTCATTATGGTGAATGAGATTGAACAGCTGTTTTCTGTGAAATGCTATCTTAAAATACTTACATAGTCACTTTATGTCTTCTTTgtacatgtgttttttattaCACAAATGTGAGGACAAATGGCAGATATGAATTTTGGGTCAAAAATGAATATGCTAGTTGGGAAAACTATTGAACTTTTGTTCTGCTTTTCCTTTGTTGGATAGTATCTGTTTCAGagattatatttacatttacctaaaggaaagaaaaaaaaagaatacttgaaaatacagtaaaatattttCTTCTAAGAAATGCATGTTCTCTTTGCATTTATTCTTATCCGTTTAAGTCTTTCTGCAAAAGGACCAAATGACATCATAACTGACCTGGACTATTGTCTGTGCACCTTTCCTAAATGCTTCCAAcatattcattttgttttatttttgaactTTACTGTACTGCATTGACATTCACCATATTAGCCTTCTGTATAAACATTACCTGGTGCTACATTGTGTTTTATTGTAATGTGAATGCCAATGTCC
Proteins encoded in this window:
- the LOC120564182 gene encoding zinc finger protein 469 produces the protein MAGETQRMHAVKELAAESKLQDEGTALEQQSDKTTKESPEHFSSTGTEARASSRGAKVEKLEKGRDCPQQREAVIRPQQTGKIDFSSLQNRSKFATDRTWSSGKGSPQSPSGKGRSREKGKRSGKTERANPQQLYRLSITNPRSNPTIGIAYPQQKVAPPKKLETSRGPVSGSYRFHVPSIPEREAELQQEELNYSRCFQEASSNLTSPSYTSQALGSSSGTLPHPHPSLSQQQQPASMENNSTQPGSQLILADFQLSGSNVWQSPERTFNGANYGVSSQKSTALTESNKTSAFVPGPFQYGYHFLEESTSDSFPCEQNPQSQDFTDSSLGSVHVTHNSFSFTPGEGQNIAQNSTQFSNEQQPEDRSSYPLPPQSQFIQGVTSSIQCPRNLSEDSASSDSSGSSSQQSEQGKTVLPESTDTIAQADSRDAAITPGSKRNCHPKDTAANQRTLIQGSVHHARNISGPGSQMHFPSKTFNNPPVSNIHTGSIPFDKNINNKVLNRLPHSWDGPNKTYSPADQNTIQYTDMNDKFQFQNQPALDQRPNSSKNSRMTWQQIRPTSAIPNQNRIELSRQISNQKLAYMVSPSDWKDESKSHKHSSLKNPSSFQNSRTSEGFSNQRQETVKHSSNTVSTFKVEMSHAQVCESKNKAVYFGLNQSLSAASRNYSYPPLQVPPMGLIMVSPYESPLPSPVHNPASSSTCSSLSPASTSPVNISSEDSQMSKSAPPHPFYHQPQAKTQLPSDHLSSHPHQFHSDAPRNLPYTPDRAKDDMMSYLQNNTHPKTIMDGNKGYMDSFGVEHHQPPPPYSAHQLLATSLAAANLDQLDVLLTCKQCDQNFNNLASFLGHKQYCAQHTFAQNDLKDISKMEDSRKFHAEPAKAVSSVSSVSMSRCPSDLHLSLLGLNKNGELICDSETKGDKDDPMKINLFSGSGNLPVPLPELEIEDAKLDSLITEALNGLGYQSDNAEIDSSFIDAFADDDLTTVKATSNKQCLKTKESLVFESKNKQAGEDDRSFTQGKYFYDSDVENPETDKQYTESKLEKISLNLEQDEKINIKKEVSHKNSRNASREKTREPDNKVKETKKLCKSEDENTSTQRFLLSSKFSERCGVKSFQDSSALRGSTPSHASTSPTSRTAVKESKRKSTGGGTWSKELIHKIVQQKNKLHKLHVKGTKNLQFSLVMERLTPTVQNPAFGEYDYVSDSDDECEPVKIASQGRLNQSSRCKYTYTKECKWRARSERDQAAWRHESKECFEVKKSEDVSLSPEKHGSHQRLRRRGSRSSTSSELSTSVSVSSDSINSPKSTDRTDSDCEKKIDIKKKESPEQKTYERSSLQKLCKDSSTLALTFTKSVKKYNTDKAILSDNKESTEDPKKNHSNPEIADSESSSQKAKDTLKNSHSQKSREKLVSPRKETGTTVTSDRNTLERTDFLCPKEEPTQLFSTDSKPLQFDSNSPTINKETDFQVDRNTKGKRSKGPQATQPELSDSDSACIVKEAISLVNDLDAHKPASLCTSLMDEVCLSPTESQGPLMQKDTLHLMPYPLDQEQGLLKSPLSFDTSSMFGDLTGFDSGLYSDMPIQKDSFHSIENTADKKEEFVSSFSPFLEQRDWNLIVSPVLPDEISQYKGSSEKSNEKKPDYNHVPLSVPQKIIDYSSNLNSCASEDELEIKRIVNELENQLQTTKLEIPPLLAQDVPKQLKMSKFSPLRLSDESESGDTGLNMRCPVQTIDVPVTSLPSEPFTEPWSSPFQFELIGGHHSPHTPIHNDPGALEHLTEKEDDAPSFITTASQIEHPQLHHDQKSVERNAEKETPVKTKEEILEQKRYAENLMKSLEVISDSIFKKEPIISEHKEPNVSSLKSQQHQDSECQASDAVAREDHSEKEAITGKENILSPPNINEQKHDIEFILNESQSCLCNSTDPTLNGNQLISSQPSEPTENNDSKAETKVTLEDDITKSSSSGNSNAADNVNLLFKNSSDGPEHSTTDGYEKAEAVTGITGQPVSHILTTAPPDDDLDCGEKIQGVIKTAVEEQSTDNHENAGDISSSHADELKVECSVRVNKETTAEQDPLIALSPSQNCSPAKTYSASPTTDLSLEIFTTDTPCSPILVETNIESISHCSHFQDTQSIEGQSSLLILSQSDGIIDSESCKVTPFNDSLKSDTSLAFQKQEEILNVQDIKEHLPIDFMASHQNSPCREEVEESHCLFLHTAPPTSPLLSTSHQTPLQKWNVEEDPCQSQSKCSDMSVEQGSIENKQSPINKEENGNVKEASNSGEQLDTTAEMEYSLISPPPLDLGIIECKIPSSETTIPSPLPVTTSAEPPQVSDGLEKRDPMYDIKLSPLNYDSISEKPPQLNQYDYIPISPASKPEENPDVKQSPRDDCGSCNLSVNPALIFNKTEIDTVVSLNSDPAAKLNLSDDPLVLQQSMKFTCFSLGLSPEIKSKDSSAGNVKTDSVVCHDPVGPVEHLHIPSDLLRKEKSENVDSHEASAEDSTLIRKDISDGPPTHKLLVICENEQKPLPPEPSEKQPTTETGQCSTSHPAHKEIAHKKTQNNAPQGKVLCEICLMCFRTVPGLKRHKAMKHLARSEKHIGPQSTTSSHQGTMLIYEASQTTEKEHKDDSQTCYPTKIDGLPETSSTLISKAAETESVLEEMVTETNAVGHQNPLLPTKAKKNNKARKNKNSEVNTKSDPFSDELLNIIKTDILQAITPEFKNSGLQELRRSPADQVKISDRTVTEKSPHRITSNSGFGNTSQSPTKETNNETVELNQITDAEEIKCASITEMANGEVCLDNNVENATSVDKDTIREYEEPSKTMCTVEEMCEQKGSEESIAQEILKKVAAVEMQCEKNCGRSDEAHLLSCLNCTPLSPAGISPELKALLDDDTTFSQLFPRDEEAKRKKCPRVYSKRNKRQKQSPDSNMTQDYPPSETFMLSKDQYMKDQAEQTFTDNQTNCCEYETISIDDAIMLNMCHNSTLKTDVKELSDVNQSNQQDVHENVKEVGKSPFSPLESTVDKSSIEWNGSRDFSGLDAGSMVTSDPSTCKAEELTAPSPLPLPSAPHTVEPCVTKSAQTFHSIDIQNINTTFQLPEIQFFDSKDISVIPPIATADVENRDDEKSKKVTERRGRKRQDGGIKVKDKQYKCKVCFTWFLTLGELNFHKLSHNPSPPPTCYMCVQRKFSSREQLRDHLREKHAKNKTGIWTCGMCLKEISDVWMYNEHLREHATQFARRGQTQGSMLGIPGCFMQETAVKNFITSIMQHRPSKANRESSKATKEQEKAVAADSAVGEGKISEGAEPKVHKTKSSSGANGKQSALTPLEVLHKTETPKSVEMHPNCKDPSRDCHHCGKQFPKPFKLQRHLVVHNLEKIFLCHKCPVSYQEAQELKGHLKRAHEEVDELDSKHTTLYTCELCADVMHVIKKSFICSTCNYTFSKKEQFDRHMEKHLSGGNKIFKFRGVLRPVKVSASKEDECDLPASKKRRILSDSLQENSSDSGIASVSSVHLNQNLESSKPSVSTADDSTQTIANEYHSDTNNTNVKTEDIVEDYSELLVELDKCIYMGSSVSATPKKEVLDHTTSPLLDKENNGESITEPCDVKEENESVCIRAETASWPAPKESSSAGGEEPLKPEEASAGGDTAEAEKRTDSLPPSEDSFVSLKENPIISKTPESKHELAADVTEQSRDDEQWHHALKAPNNDSKQLAVSQDAEQEGSSPMKDKVAAAKITDNTKNGTTASSTKATESTPVLHSKVSLNASASNEEKESMRPQKKRKDMKSPHSLQRVSSPATQENFGVDSRAKKKFRPSKCANPSVQRKSDGPNDYPVLSSVRDDVVSNKIVSKCKTSNLGLQSKRSLLDSCTQKKAEIVTPLNGDYKAKKGPLGRPLHHPISKVSSVPMNNSLNKCRPKMGVRSMESHSYRTAESQNHLLSQLFGQKLTSFKIPLRKDTSESIN